A genomic window from Sphingobacterium sp. BN32 includes:
- the nth gene encoding endonuclease III yields MLKKDRYKAFVEYFSTHNPDAQTELNYSNPFELLLAVILSAQCTDKRINQITPALFARYPDAESLAESSVDEVFSYIRSVSYPNNKAKHLVGMAQKLLSEFDGVVPEKIEDLVKLPGVGRKTANVISSVVYHNPAMAVDTHVFRVANRLGLTSRATTPLAVEKQLVKHLPKDTIAIAHHWLILHGRYICLARKPKCEECPITYFCKYFEKTYKAKAVVEKEVE; encoded by the coding sequence ATGCTTAAGAAAGACAGGTATAAGGCTTTTGTGGAGTACTTTTCTACACACAATCCGGATGCACAAACTGAGTTAAATTATAGTAATCCATTTGAGTTATTGCTGGCGGTCATCTTATCGGCACAATGTACCGATAAGCGAATAAATCAGATCACCCCTGCTCTATTTGCGCGGTATCCAGATGCGGAAAGCTTAGCGGAAAGCTCGGTCGATGAGGTCTTTTCTTACATCCGTTCGGTGAGCTATCCAAATAACAAGGCCAAACATTTGGTAGGCATGGCTCAGAAGTTACTGAGCGAATTTGACGGGGTTGTTCCGGAAAAGATCGAAGACCTGGTGAAACTTCCCGGTGTGGGTAGAAAAACGGCAAATGTGATCTCCTCGGTTGTATATCATAATCCGGCTATGGCCGTTGATACACATGTGTTCCGTGTGGCAAACCGACTAGGATTGACGTCGAGGGCGACAACACCGCTAGCGGTTGAAAAACAACTAGTGAAGCACTTACCAAAGGATACGATTGCGATAGCCCATCATTGGCTTATTCTTCATGGACGTTATATCTGCTTAGCGAGGAAGCCAAAGTGTGAGGAATGCCCGATTACCTATTTCTGCAAATATTTCGAGAAAACTTATAAAGCAAAAGCAGTCGTAGAAAAGGAAGTAGAATAA